A section of the Hyalangium minutum genome encodes:
- the nhaR gene encoding transcriptional activator NhaR: MSWLNYHHLLYFWTVARAGTIAKAGEELHLAQPTISSQIKLLEEALGHKLFERQGRKLVLTDVGRTVMRYADEIFRLGNELKNVVSGLPSGQQLRLQVGVADVVPKVVAERLLQPALDVGPLRIICREGPLPQLLASLALHELDVVLADAPGSEPVSVRAFNHLLGKCGVSFFAAAIHGHLKKDFPRSLHGAPMLMPSEASAVRHALDVWFDGKGVRPTIVGDFDDSALLKAFGQRGLGVFAMPSVIEAEVVRQFDVTVIGRTDEIENCFYAITVERRLRHPAVVAIAEAARSDIFQ; this comes from the coding sequence TTGAGCTGGCTCAATTACCACCACCTGCTCTACTTCTGGACCGTGGCCCGGGCCGGCACCATCGCCAAGGCCGGCGAAGAACTCCACCTCGCCCAGCCCACCATCAGCAGCCAGATCAAGCTCCTCGAGGAGGCGCTCGGCCACAAGCTCTTCGAGCGACAGGGTCGCAAGCTCGTCCTCACTGACGTCGGCCGCACCGTCATGCGCTACGCCGATGAGATTTTCCGCCTCGGCAACGAGCTCAAGAACGTCGTCAGCGGCCTCCCCTCCGGCCAGCAACTCCGCCTTCAGGTCGGCGTCGCTGACGTCGTCCCCAAGGTCGTCGCCGAGCGGCTCCTCCAGCCCGCCCTCGACGTCGGCCCCCTGCGCATCATCTGCCGCGAAGGCCCCCTCCCCCAGCTCCTCGCCTCGCTCGCCCTGCATGAGCTGGACGTCGTGCTCGCCGATGCCCCCGGCTCAGAGCCCGTCAGTGTCCGAGCCTTCAACCACCTGCTCGGCAAGTGCGGGGTGTCCTTCTTCGCTGCGGCCATCCACGGCCACCTCAAGAAGGACTTCCCCCGCTCCCTCCACGGCGCCCCCATGCTCATGCCCTCCGAGGCCAGCGCCGTCCGCCACGCGCTCGACGTCTGGTTCGATGGCAAGGGCGTGCGCCCCACCATCGTCGGCGACTTCGACGACAGCGCCCTCCTCAAGGCCTTCGGTCAGCGCGGGCTCGGCGTCTTCGCCATGCCCTCCGTCATCGAGGCCGAGGTCGTCCGCCAGTTCGACGTCACCGTCATCGGCCGCACCGACGAGATCGAGAACTGCTTCTACGCCATCACCGTCGAGCGCCGGCTGCGTCACCCCGCTGTCGTCGCCATCGCCGAGGCCGCCCGCTCGGACATCTTCCAGTAG
- a CDS encoding DEAD/DEAH box helicase: MYRQGQACLAQHRVTSFEALPDVLTGQVLNRRGHPYPVTIGTDADGFSAECECEPFWNEGFCKHAVALGLAFLQAGGAVSERARPPTRSERPQSSEHLQEWLEEHHLAHARRIPLAVVEPFLERGFNGTPGFYGLAHLPVTAPLDGSLDLRRQVFGTPAQNLLREAVWAWLAAEAERVRRGLESEQERAAAPRPPPTDVRLIPWREALERARARVREQAVPRLLPGKPDITMQERPLLLFIEEPGSPSAVFAGKDSWTGMIRVRVSVDPRALLEERGGLSCWCTPGGEARCVHVLSALDALLDMQGESLWASFNSRLAELLFELPARELLAAFDKAATQAPAQTQGKEATRVSFRLEGLEHRQPHLRLYTHKPLKKGGFSKGTPVSWRNREEARALLSDSRELEAFELGELISRLYTFSVDGYFLLQRAVKLLAHSSRLFAGSRLDTPLRVREASLGLAFSERAPGLTVHPAIDGVPVSPDALMPPPSGSEAPLPWLLFEPELPRLTLVTVPPAAREVLTKIKEYGTWLPEHVRPAVLRKLTELESACPVFLPESLEARPVPPEPGFLLRLRPVGEESLEAELLVRPLPEAPPQHPGEGPPRVRGQREGERVVVIRDLESERSAALTLRERLGVMATEAPGFFRLEEAEATLDFLERLEPLAGPELRVEWEQQPWKVSHVPAARRLKVEVLRKQDWFGVDGGMEVDGERVELSALLEALRQRRRFVRLSPGHFLRLTEELRERLTPLSDLAHPTREGLEVSKAAAPVLDALAEAGVEVQAPPDWRRLSTRIRKAQQRTLALPAGLKAELRDYQREGFLWMARLAEWGGGACLADDMGLGKTLQTLALLLHRAKAGPALVVAPTSVCFNWAAEAARFTPSLRVKSYREADRERLLKELKAGDVLLISYGLLVRDAERLGQVAFATLVVDEAQAAKNPDTARAKALRGLQAEARIALTGTPVENRLSELWSLFRIVFPGLLGSRESFRKRFSEPIERERDPAARAALSRVLRPFLLRRTKAEVARELPPRIETVVPVVLSEGERRLYEQMRLAALASVGAHAEEGQRFELLAALTRLRQLACHPRLGDPDSTLPSSKLERLLERVDELRAEGGRALIFSQFVQFLGLAREALAERGFSVQYLDGQTPPAERQARVEAFQRGEGDVFLISLKAGGTGLNLTAADHVIHLDPWWNPAVEDQATDRAHRIGQTRPVTVSRLVSQGTIEEAILALHAEKRELASNLLSEADGAAALTPEQLLNLLRFSSVPEAEPVPAT, encoded by the coding sequence ATGTACCGCCAGGGCCAGGCATGCCTGGCCCAGCACCGCGTGACTTCCTTCGAGGCACTACCCGACGTCCTCACGGGGCAGGTGCTCAACCGCCGGGGACATCCCTACCCAGTCACCATCGGCACGGATGCGGATGGTTTCTCGGCGGAGTGCGAGTGCGAGCCCTTCTGGAACGAGGGCTTCTGCAAGCATGCTGTCGCGCTGGGGCTGGCCTTTCTCCAAGCGGGGGGGGCCGTCTCGGAGCGGGCCCGGCCGCCGACCCGGTCCGAGCGGCCGCAGAGCTCCGAGCACCTTCAGGAGTGGTTGGAGGAGCACCACCTCGCTCATGCCCGGCGCATCCCCCTGGCCGTGGTGGAGCCCTTCCTGGAGCGGGGCTTCAATGGCACGCCCGGTTTCTATGGACTGGCGCACCTGCCCGTCACCGCGCCCTTGGATGGGTCTCTCGATTTGCGGCGGCAGGTGTTTGGGACCCCCGCGCAGAACCTGCTGCGCGAGGCCGTCTGGGCCTGGCTGGCTGCTGAGGCCGAGCGGGTTCGCAGGGGACTCGAATCCGAACAGGAGCGCGCCGCGGCGCCTCGTCCACCGCCCACCGATGTGCGGCTGATTCCCTGGAGAGAGGCGCTCGAGAGAGCCAGGGCGCGGGTGCGAGAGCAGGCCGTGCCTCGCCTGCTGCCGGGCAAGCCCGACATCACGATGCAAGAGCGCCCCTTGCTCCTCTTCATCGAGGAGCCGGGCAGTCCCTCTGCCGTCTTCGCGGGGAAGGACAGCTGGACGGGGATGATACGCGTGCGCGTGTCCGTGGATCCTCGCGCGCTGCTCGAGGAGCGGGGAGGGTTGTCCTGCTGGTGCACACCTGGAGGAGAAGCTCGCTGCGTCCATGTCCTCTCCGCACTTGATGCGTTGCTGGACATGCAGGGGGAGTCGCTCTGGGCCTCGTTCAACTCGAGGCTCGCGGAGCTGCTCTTCGAGCTGCCCGCCCGAGAGCTGCTCGCGGCTTTCGACAAGGCGGCCACCCAAGCGCCCGCGCAGACTCAAGGCAAGGAGGCCACGCGTGTCAGCTTCCGGCTGGAGGGGCTCGAACACCGGCAGCCCCACCTCCGCCTCTACACGCACAAGCCTCTGAAGAAGGGTGGCTTCTCCAAGGGAACGCCGGTGAGCTGGCGGAACCGGGAGGAGGCCCGCGCGCTGCTCTCGGATTCACGAGAGCTGGAGGCATTCGAGTTGGGCGAGCTCATCTCCCGGCTCTATACCTTCTCCGTCGACGGATACTTTCTGCTGCAGCGCGCGGTGAAGCTGCTGGCGCACAGCTCGCGGCTCTTTGCCGGGTCTCGGCTGGACACGCCCCTGCGGGTGCGGGAGGCGTCCCTCGGCCTCGCTTTCTCCGAGCGAGCGCCGGGGCTCACGGTCCATCCCGCCATCGACGGTGTCCCTGTGTCCCCTGACGCGCTGATGCCTCCGCCCTCGGGCTCCGAGGCTCCGCTGCCCTGGCTCCTGTTCGAGCCTGAGCTGCCTCGCCTCACGCTGGTGACGGTTCCGCCCGCGGCCCGTGAGGTGCTCACCAAGATAAAAGAGTATGGGACGTGGCTCCCCGAGCATGTACGCCCGGCGGTGCTGCGCAAGCTCACGGAGCTGGAGTCCGCCTGTCCCGTGTTTCTCCCCGAGTCCCTGGAGGCTCGCCCAGTTCCGCCTGAGCCTGGATTCCTGCTGCGCCTACGGCCCGTGGGTGAGGAGTCGCTGGAAGCAGAGCTCCTCGTGCGGCCCCTTCCGGAGGCACCCCCGCAGCATCCGGGTGAAGGCCCGCCCCGCGTGCGCGGCCAGCGCGAAGGAGAGCGGGTGGTGGTGATCCGGGATCTGGAGTCCGAGCGCTCCGCGGCCCTGACCCTGCGCGAGCGCCTCGGGGTGATGGCCACGGAGGCGCCGGGCTTCTTCCGATTAGAGGAGGCGGAAGCGACGCTCGACTTCCTGGAGCGGCTGGAGCCGCTGGCGGGGCCCGAGCTGCGTGTCGAGTGGGAGCAGCAGCCCTGGAAGGTCTCCCACGTGCCGGCGGCGCGGCGCTTGAAGGTGGAGGTGCTGCGCAAGCAGGATTGGTTCGGAGTCGACGGCGGTATGGAGGTGGATGGTGAGCGGGTGGAGCTGTCCGCGTTGCTCGAGGCCCTGCGCCAACGCCGCCGCTTCGTGCGCCTGAGCCCGGGGCACTTCCTGAGGCTGACCGAGGAGCTGCGGGAGCGCCTCACGCCCCTCTCGGATCTGGCGCATCCCACCCGCGAGGGCTTGGAGGTGAGCAAAGCCGCGGCACCCGTGCTGGATGCCCTCGCCGAGGCAGGTGTGGAGGTGCAGGCCCCACCCGATTGGCGCCGGCTCTCCACCCGCATTCGCAAGGCCCAGCAGCGCACCTTGGCGCTCCCCGCCGGTTTGAAGGCGGAGCTGCGCGACTACCAGCGCGAGGGCTTCCTCTGGATGGCCCGGCTCGCGGAGTGGGGCGGAGGGGCCTGCCTTGCCGATGACATGGGGCTCGGTAAGACGCTGCAGACGTTGGCGCTGCTGCTGCATCGCGCCAAGGCAGGACCTGCGCTCGTGGTGGCTCCGACTTCCGTCTGCTTCAACTGGGCGGCCGAGGCTGCTCGCTTCACTCCCTCCCTGCGGGTGAAGTCCTACCGCGAGGCGGACCGCGAGCGGCTCCTCAAGGAGCTGAAGGCGGGGGACGTGCTGCTGATCAGCTATGGGCTCCTCGTTCGCGATGCCGAGCGGCTCGGGCAAGTGGCCTTTGCCACCCTGGTGGTGGACGAGGCCCAGGCCGCGAAGAACCCAGACACGGCTCGCGCCAAGGCGCTCCGGGGGCTCCAGGCCGAGGCGCGGATCGCGCTCACGGGCACCCCCGTGGAGAACCGGCTCTCCGAGCTGTGGAGCTTGTTCCGCATCGTCTTCCCGGGGCTGCTCGGTAGCCGCGAGTCCTTCCGCAAGCGCTTCTCCGAGCCCATCGAGCGAGAGCGAGACCCTGCCGCCCGCGCCGCGCTCTCCCGCGTGCTGCGTCCTTTTCTTCTGCGCCGCACCAAGGCCGAGGTGGCACGCGAGCTGCCTCCGCGCATCGAGACGGTCGTCCCAGTCGTGCTCTCGGAAGGGGAACGCCGGCTCTACGAGCAGATGCGGCTCGCGGCGCTCGCTAGCGTCGGTGCTCATGCGGAGGAGGGCCAGCGCTTCGAGCTGCTGGCGGCCCTCACCCGGCTGCGGCAGCTGGCCTGTCACCCTCGGCTGGGAGATCCGGACTCGACCCTGCCCTCTTCGAAGCTGGAGCGCCTGCTGGAGCGCGTCGACGAGCTGCGGGCCGAGGGAGGCCGGGCGCTCATCTTCAGCCAGTTCGTCCAATTCCTGGGGCTGGCCCGGGAGGCGCTAGCGGAGCGCGGGTTCTCCGTGCAGTACCTGGACGGGCAGACGCCCCCCGCCGAGCGGCAAGCCCGAGTGGAGGCCTTCCAGCGCGGCGAGGGGGATGTCTTCCTGATCTCCCTCAAGGCGGGAGGCACGGGGCTGAACCTCACTGCGGCCGACCATGTCATCCACCTGGACCCCTGGTGGAACCCGGCGGTGGAGGATCAGGCCACCGATCGCGCGCATCGCATCGGGCAGACCCGCCCCGTCACCGTCTCTCGGCTCGTGTCCCAGGGGACCATCGAGGAGGCCATCCTCGCGCTCCACGCCGAGAAGCGGGAGTTGGCCTCGAACCTGCTCTCCGAGGCCGATGGCGCCGCCGCCCTCACCCCCGAGCAGCTCCTGAACCTGCTGCGCTTCAGCTCCGTCCCGGAGGCCGAGCCTGTCCCCGCAACATAA
- a CDS encoding M16 family metallopeptidase, producing the protein MHRQQWLIMGLALLVGSAAGAQGRSGKSEQSRLGAGIEAKTLKNGLKIIVWPDHDIPNVALYNFFRVGSRNERPGITGLSHFFEHMMFNGAKKYGPGQFDSVMEAAGGSNNATTSEDTTLYMDWFPRSALETIFDLEGDRLANLAFDPKIIESERGVVYSERRSGVDNDNTGALLEQVQATAYVAHPYQFPVIGWPSDIESWRMEDLQRFFQTYYAPNNATLVVVGAVTPAEVFALAEKHLGAIPSQPPPEPVRTKEPEQQGEKRVVVRRSAQAPLFQVAYHAVDAKDPDLAALELLMNILAEGESSRLHRRLVEEERVAIHVGSLFNTTFDPSLALFLVDLPPGGDVGRVEKLFGEELEKVRAQGVTDAELRKAKNTTVADFWRGMETNNHRAHLLGTYEVFHGDWRRLFDAPARYEQVTREQIRKVAGRIFDSNHRTVGVLLPTEGAEAPAGKEAGR; encoded by the coding sequence ATGCACCGTCAACAGTGGCTCATCATGGGGTTGGCGCTCTTGGTGGGCTCGGCCGCAGGAGCACAGGGCCGGTCCGGGAAGAGCGAGCAATCCCGGCTCGGTGCAGGCATCGAGGCCAAGACGCTGAAAAATGGACTGAAGATCATCGTCTGGCCGGACCACGACATCCCCAACGTGGCCCTCTACAACTTCTTCCGCGTCGGCAGCCGCAACGAGCGCCCCGGCATCACCGGCTTGTCCCACTTCTTCGAGCACATGATGTTCAACGGCGCAAAGAAGTACGGCCCTGGCCAGTTCGACTCCGTCATGGAGGCCGCGGGCGGCAGCAACAACGCCACCACGTCCGAGGACACCACCCTCTATATGGATTGGTTCCCTCGCTCGGCGCTGGAGACCATCTTCGACCTCGAGGGAGACCGGCTGGCGAACCTGGCCTTCGATCCGAAGATCATCGAGAGCGAGCGCGGGGTGGTCTACTCGGAGCGGCGCTCGGGGGTGGACAACGACAACACAGGGGCGCTGCTGGAGCAGGTGCAGGCGACGGCGTACGTCGCGCATCCGTACCAGTTCCCCGTCATTGGCTGGCCCTCGGACATCGAATCCTGGCGCATGGAGGACCTGCAGCGCTTCTTCCAGACGTACTACGCACCCAATAACGCCACGTTGGTGGTGGTGGGCGCGGTGACGCCTGCGGAAGTGTTTGCGCTGGCGGAGAAGCACTTGGGCGCCATCCCCTCTCAGCCGCCGCCCGAGCCGGTGCGCACCAAGGAGCCCGAGCAGCAGGGCGAGAAGCGCGTGGTGGTGCGCCGCTCGGCCCAGGCCCCGTTGTTCCAGGTGGCCTACCACGCGGTGGACGCGAAGGATCCAGACCTCGCCGCGTTGGAACTGCTGATGAACATCCTGGCGGAGGGAGAGTCTTCGCGGCTCCACCGGCGGCTGGTGGAAGAGGAGCGGGTGGCCATCCACGTGGGCAGCCTCTTCAACACCACGTTTGATCCGTCCCTCGCGTTGTTCCTGGTGGACCTGCCGCCGGGCGGAGACGTGGGCCGGGTGGAGAAGCTGTTCGGCGAGGAGCTGGAGAAGGTCCGCGCGCAGGGCGTCACCGACGCGGAGCTGCGCAAGGCCAAGAACACCACCGTGGCGGACTTCTGGCGCGGAATGGAGACGAACAATCACCGGGCGCACTTGCTGGGCACCTATGAGGTCTTCCACGGCGACTGGCGTCGGCTGTTCGATGCGCCTGCCCGCTACGAGCAGGTGACGCGGGAGCAGATTCGCAAGGTGGCTGGGCGCATCTTCGACTCGAACCACCGCACGGTGGGAGTGCTGTTACCCACGGAGGGAGCCGAAGCTCCGGCAGGGAAGGAGGCGGGACGATGA
- a CDS encoding M16 family metallopeptidase yields the protein MSGKVAQAALAALLVTTVAGAQGAKPAEPAKAQGVQLPKATVIELKNGTRLILAEKHGVPLVSFSAWLRGGSLGEPQGKEGLAWLTGELLLKGAGKRNAQQFAETVDGVGADFNVSATREALLVDGQFLARDIPLMVELLSDVLMRPRFEPGEFDKMRDRMVSEIAAAKDGDPRGLMGFYFLAFHFAGHPYGRPVIGSEASIATLTRDDVQGYAKAQLGGDRLILSVVGDFDTKQLASRLEAALGGWAKAPAPAPVVPPTAPVKGRRVLLVDKPDATQTYFWIGNTGIARNDPDRVDVTLANTLLGGRFTSLLNTELRVKTGLSYGANSLVMKETQPGVVAISSYTKTESTGRAIDLALEVLNRYRREGMDDAVLASTRSFVLGQFPPTLETSAQVAMKLSELAFYGLDGRDVDNFAADVMGASREHIHQVMQRVLPAPEDLTLVLIGKASAIREAARRYGPVTEMKLSDKTFAPAPKR from the coding sequence ATGAGCGGCAAGGTGGCTCAGGCAGCGCTCGCGGCGCTGCTGGTGACGACCGTGGCGGGAGCCCAGGGAGCAAAGCCCGCGGAGCCGGCGAAGGCGCAGGGCGTGCAGTTGCCCAAGGCGACGGTGATCGAGCTGAAGAACGGAACCCGGCTCATCCTTGCGGAGAAGCACGGCGTGCCGCTCGTCTCCTTCAGCGCGTGGCTGCGTGGGGGAAGCCTGGGCGAGCCCCAGGGCAAGGAGGGCCTGGCGTGGCTCACCGGGGAGCTGCTGCTCAAGGGGGCCGGGAAGCGCAACGCCCAGCAGTTCGCGGAGACGGTGGATGGCGTGGGCGCCGATTTCAACGTGTCGGCGACGCGCGAGGCGCTGCTGGTGGATGGGCAGTTCCTGGCGCGGGACATCCCGCTGATGGTGGAGCTGCTCTCGGATGTGTTGATGCGGCCCCGCTTCGAGCCGGGCGAGTTCGACAAGATGCGGGACCGGATGGTCTCCGAGATCGCCGCGGCGAAGGACGGGGATCCGCGGGGCCTCATGGGCTTCTATTTCCTCGCCTTCCACTTCGCGGGCCACCCCTACGGGCGGCCAGTGATTGGCAGCGAGGCCTCGATTGCCACGCTCACGCGCGATGACGTGCAGGGGTACGCGAAGGCCCAGCTGGGGGGGGATCGCCTCATCCTCAGCGTGGTGGGGGACTTCGACACGAAGCAGCTGGCCAGCCGGTTGGAGGCCGCCCTCGGAGGTTGGGCCAAGGCTCCGGCTCCGGCTCCCGTGGTGCCGCCCACGGCCCCGGTCAAGGGCAGGCGTGTGTTGCTGGTGGACAAGCCGGACGCCACCCAGACGTACTTCTGGATCGGCAACACGGGCATCGCGCGCAATGACCCGGACCGGGTCGACGTGACGCTGGCCAACACGCTGCTCGGCGGGCGTTTCACCTCGCTGCTGAACACGGAGCTGCGCGTGAAGACGGGCCTGAGCTACGGCGCCAACTCCCTGGTGATGAAAGAGACGCAGCCGGGCGTGGTGGCGATCTCCTCCTACACCAAGACGGAGTCCACGGGCCGGGCCATCGACCTGGCGCTGGAGGTGCTCAACCGCTACCGGCGCGAGGGCATGGATGACGCGGTGCTCGCCTCCACCCGGTCCTTCGTCCTGGGCCAGTTCCCGCCCACGCTCGAGACGAGCGCCCAAGTGGCCATGAAGCTGTCGGAGCTGGCCTTCTATGGGCTTGATGGCCGGGACGTGGACAACTTCGCCGCGGACGTGATGGGCGCCAGCCGCGAGCACATCCACCAGGTGATGCAGCGCGTGCTGCCGGCACCGGAGGACCTGACCCTCGTGCTCATTGGCAAGGCGTCCGCCATCCGCGAGGCCGCCCGCCGCTATGGGCCCGTGACGGAGATGAAGCTGTCCGACAAGACCTTCGCGCCCGCGCCCAAGCGCTGA
- a CDS encoding DUF1615 family protein yields MAQVAKLLPPQVSEREGWAQDVVVALEARRVHPWAEPVCEVLAVIEQESGFQANPVVKELPRIVRKRLDVYAGKLGVVGRKALEALLQHRAPGQSQTFEARLKAVRTEADLDRFFRELLKAYEEQYPAVYTAADLASELVNSQSLEELNPITTAGSMQVSVRFAREQNDEDRPEAEVREELYTRAGGVRYGTARLLGYEAGYSQPLYRFADYNSGLYSSRNAALQAQVSELMRLPLARDGDLLLYDKEGEPKDEDSRTLAALLAFRARHAPELSERQVRRDARKEKQRDFEETDTWRAVKARYQKVTGKRPEYAQLPEVTLHSPKLSRERTTAWFARSVDQRFQRCMARYRAQAQ; encoded by the coding sequence GTGGCGCAGGTGGCGAAGCTGCTGCCGCCGCAGGTGTCCGAGCGCGAGGGGTGGGCCCAGGACGTGGTGGTGGCGCTGGAGGCGCGGCGAGTGCACCCGTGGGCCGAGCCCGTGTGCGAGGTGCTCGCCGTCATTGAGCAGGAGTCCGGCTTCCAGGCCAACCCGGTGGTGAAGGAGCTGCCGCGCATCGTCCGCAAGCGGCTGGATGTCTACGCGGGGAAGCTGGGCGTGGTGGGGCGCAAGGCGCTGGAGGCGCTGCTGCAGCACCGCGCCCCGGGCCAGTCGCAGACGTTTGAAGCGCGCCTCAAGGCGGTGCGGACGGAGGCGGATCTGGATCGGTTCTTCCGCGAGCTGCTGAAGGCCTACGAGGAGCAGTACCCGGCGGTGTACACGGCGGCGGATCTCGCCAGCGAGCTGGTGAATTCGCAGAGCCTGGAGGAGCTCAACCCCATCACCACCGCAGGCTCCATGCAGGTGAGCGTGCGCTTCGCGCGGGAGCAGAACGACGAGGACCGGCCCGAAGCCGAGGTTCGTGAGGAGCTCTACACGCGCGCCGGGGGCGTGCGCTACGGCACGGCGCGGCTGCTGGGGTACGAGGCCGGCTACAGCCAGCCGCTCTACCGCTTCGCGGACTACAACTCGGGGCTCTACTCCTCGCGCAACGCGGCGCTGCAGGCTCAGGTGAGCGAGCTGATGCGGCTGCCGCTAGCGCGGGATGGGGACCTGCTCCTTTATGACAAGGAGGGAGAGCCCAAGGACGAGGACAGCCGCACCCTCGCGGCGCTGTTGGCCTTCCGGGCTCGCCACGCGCCCGAGCTGAGCGAGCGCCAGGTGCGCCGCGATGCGCGGAAGGAGAAGCAACGGGACTTCGAGGAGACGGACACGTGGCGCGCGGTGAAGGCCCGCTATCAGAAGGTGACGGGCAAGCGTCCCGAGTACGCGCAGCTGCCCGAGGTCACCCTCCACAGCCCCAAGCTGAGCCGGGAGCGCACCACGGCGTGGTTCGCGCGCTCGGTGGATCAGCGCTTCCAGCGGTGCATGGCCCGCTACCGCGCGCAAGCGCAGTAG
- a CDS encoding M4 family metallopeptidase: protein MSRIPGFSPEEVVRLSKTLVKTFCAAWLGLAFTACDTTEQQQVDADDVMTLSAKDGSDIQQALGSLPSATVLGVHEKDAVPFMIKGQLGTSNGSAVGLAVVDAKAAVQTALSQIAPVFRLRADDLVVKRVSQDEMGHQHIRLAQTKNGLPVINGELILHVDKAGNVYAANGDARDDQGAVTQLKLVKAKVSAEAAAVAASDSTEGLNKSAKAERLVYVRDTNENLVLAHEVRVTGARLDGIPVEDLVYVNANNGTVALRAPKVYTALNRAVYSANNGTSLPGTLKRSEGGAAANDTHVDQNYTRLGKTYECYSVNFGRDSYNGSGAQLKSTVHYSSNYVNAYWNSSQMVYGDGNGTDSTMLGLDADVTTHELTHAVTEYESNLTYSGESGGLNESMSDIFGAYCESWEASTTNGGTWPTTADIWMVGEDIWTPGTPNDALRYMDDPAKDGASKDLWTSSAGSVDVHYSSGISNLAFALLSKGGTHPRGKTTVSVTGIGVQKAGAIFYKANKDLMTASTTFNQAKTYTEQAADALGYTAEKASVTAAWQAVGVGGGTTPPPSCTSTIVLSNGVAATNVGATAGNFSCTYTLTVPSGQTSLSFALSGGTGDGDMYVKFGTAPTTSVYDCRPYTSGNAETCNFTNPAAGTWYVKVNAYSDFSGASLKGTYSGGTTPPGDTLTNGVATAAYSGAASSQTCWTLTVPAGKSVVFAQAGGTGDADLYVRKGSAPTTTTYDCRPYLSGNNESCSFAAGTASVQYYACSRGYSAYTGVTMKGTY, encoded by the coding sequence ATGTCACGAATCCCGGGCTTTTCCCCCGAGGAGGTAGTCCGTTTGAGCAAGACACTTGTGAAGACGTTCTGTGCGGCGTGGCTGGGTCTCGCCTTCACCGCGTGTGACACCACTGAGCAGCAGCAGGTGGATGCCGATGACGTGATGACGCTGTCCGCCAAGGACGGCTCGGACATCCAGCAGGCCCTGGGCTCGCTGCCCAGCGCGACGGTGCTGGGTGTTCATGAGAAGGACGCTGTGCCCTTCATGATCAAGGGGCAGCTCGGTACCTCCAACGGGTCTGCGGTAGGCCTGGCGGTGGTGGACGCGAAGGCCGCGGTGCAGACGGCGCTGAGCCAGATCGCCCCGGTGTTCCGCCTGCGCGCCGATGACCTCGTGGTCAAGCGCGTCTCGCAGGACGAGATGGGCCACCAGCACATCCGCCTCGCCCAGACGAAGAACGGCCTGCCCGTCATCAACGGCGAGCTGATCCTCCACGTGGACAAGGCCGGCAACGTGTACGCCGCCAACGGCGATGCCCGTGACGACCAGGGCGCTGTCACCCAGCTGAAGCTGGTCAAGGCGAAGGTCAGCGCGGAGGCCGCCGCGGTCGCCGCGAGCGACTCCACCGAGGGCCTGAACAAGTCCGCCAAGGCCGAGCGTCTGGTCTACGTGCGCGACACCAACGAGAACCTGGTGCTGGCGCACGAGGTTCGCGTGACCGGCGCGCGCCTGGACGGCATCCCCGTCGAGGACCTGGTGTACGTGAACGCCAACAACGGCACCGTCGCCCTGCGCGCGCCGAAGGTGTACACGGCCCTGAACCGCGCGGTGTACAGCGCCAACAACGGCACCTCGCTGCCGGGCACGCTCAAGCGCTCCGAGGGTGGTGCGGCCGCGAATGACACCCACGTGGACCAGAACTACACGCGGTTGGGCAAGACCTACGAGTGCTACTCGGTCAACTTCGGCCGCGACTCGTACAACGGCTCGGGCGCGCAGCTGAAGAGCACGGTGCACTACAGCTCCAACTACGTGAACGCCTACTGGAACAGCAGCCAGATGGTGTACGGCGACGGCAACGGCACGGACTCCACCATGCTGGGCCTGGACGCGGACGTCACCACGCACGAGCTGACGCACGCCGTGACGGAGTACGAGTCCAACCTCACCTACTCGGGCGAGTCCGGTGGTCTGAACGAGTCGATGTCCGACATCTTCGGCGCCTACTGCGAGAGCTGGGAGGCTTCCACCACGAACGGCGGCACGTGGCCCACCACCGCGGACATCTGGATGGTCGGCGAGGACATCTGGACCCCGGGCACTCCGAACGACGCGCTCCGCTACATGGATGACCCGGCCAAGGACGGGGCTTCCAAGGATCTGTGGACCAGCAGCGCCGGCAGCGTGGACGTGCACTACAGCTCCGGTATCTCCAACCTGGCCTTCGCCCTGCTCTCCAAGGGCGGTACGCACCCGCGCGGCAAGACGACTGTCAGCGTGACGGGCATCGGCGTGCAGAAGGCCGGCGCCATCTTCTACAAGGCGAACAAGGACCTGATGACGGCCTCGACGACCTTCAACCAGGCCAAGACGTACACGGAGCAGGCCGCCGACGCGCTGGGCTACACTGCGGAGAAGGCCTCCGTGACGGCCGCGTGGCAGGCTGTGGGCGTGGGCGGTGGCACGACGCCTCCTCCGAGCTGCACCAGCACCATCGTGCTGAGCAACGGCGTGGCGGCGACCAACGTCGGTGCGACTGCGGGCAATTTCTCCTGCACCTACACGCTGACTGTGCCCTCGGGCCAGACCAGCCTGTCGTTCGCCCTCAGCGGCGGCACGGGTGACGGCGACATGTACGTGAAGTTCGGCACCGCGCCGACGACCAGCGTCTACGACTGCCGTCCGTACACCTCTGGCAACGCCGAGACGTGCAACTTCACCAACCCGGCGGCGGGCACCTGGTACGTGAAGGTGAATGCGTACAGCGACTTCTCGGGCGCCAGCCTGAAGGGCACCTACTCCGGCGGCACGACGCCTCCGGGCGACACGCTGACCAACGGCGTGGCCACGGCGGCCTACTCCGGCGCGGCGAGCTCGCAGACCTGCTGGACGCTGACCGTCCCCGCGGGCAAGTCGGTGGTCTTCGCCCAGGCGGGCGGCACGGGTGATGCGGACCTGTACGTGCGCAAGGGCTCGGCTCCGACGACCACCACCTACGACTGCCGCCCGTACCTGAGCGGCAACAACGAGTCGTGCTCGTTCGCCGCGGGCACCGCGAGCGTCCAGTACTACGCCTGCTCGCGCGGCTACAGCGCGTACACCGGCGTGACGATGAAGGGCACCTACTAG